From bacterium, the proteins below share one genomic window:
- a CDS encoding NrtA/SsuA/CpmA family ABC transporter substrate-binding protein, which translates to MYRDRARRPVLYMVVIALLVAACGDNGEEPVATTAAPVETTAAPVETTAAPVEMMELSLALSSPHVWIQPVIAQCEGYYEQVGLDVELVRFATGRAATDALIGGQTDLATTAISPAIFAAFQGQPIAILAENARSPGEKVTARAESGISTPADLEGKKIGVTLGTDVHFFLSEFLTYHGMAVDDVEIVNLRPPDMVIALVRGDIDAFASFAPQHAAALEELGDGAVVLRQPDPPIHQSLFLLIGMQDLVAENPEAYRRFMEAMVLADEFAAADMDGATECVAEISEIDVETAAGLMEVYSWKVWLDQSLIDESVIRADWQLTNDLAPEGADMPDFRSFIIEGPLEQVAPDLVSLP; encoded by the coding sequence ATGTACAGAGATAGGGCACGAAGGCCAGTTCTCTACATGGTCGTGATCGCGCTGCTTGTAGCAGCTTGTGGCGACAATGGCGAGGAGCCGGTTGCTACGACCGCCGCCCCGGTTGAGACCACGGCGGCCCCGGTTGAGACGACGGCGGCCCCGGTTGAGATGATGGAGCTGAGTCTGGCTCTGTCGTCGCCGCATGTGTGGATCCAGCCCGTGATTGCCCAGTGCGAGGGCTACTACGAGCAAGTGGGACTTGATGTCGAGCTTGTTCGGTTCGCTACAGGACGTGCTGCGACGGATGCGCTCATTGGCGGTCAGACTGACCTTGCCACGACGGCTATCTCGCCGGCGATCTTCGCTGCCTTCCAGGGCCAGCCGATCGCGATTCTCGCCGAGAACGCTCGTTCCCCCGGTGAGAAGGTCACGGCAAGAGCTGAGTCGGGGATCTCCACGCCTGCTGATCTGGAGGGCAAGAAGATCGGTGTGACACTCGGAACCGATGTCCACTTCTTCCTCAGCGAGTTCCTTACATATCACGGCATGGCCGTGGACGATGTGGAGATTGTGAACCTGAGACCACCCGACATGGTGATTGCCCTAGTTCGAGGTGATATCGATGCCTTTGCGAGCTTCGCGCCTCAACACGCCGCCGCGCTGGAGGAGTTGGGGGACGGCGCAGTCGTCCTGAGACAGCCCGATCCGCCTATACACCAATCGCTCTTCTTGCTCATCGGAATGCAAGATCTTGTCGCCGAGAACCCTGAGGCATACAGGCGTTTCATGGAGGCCATGGTTCTGGCTGATGAGTTTGCGGCCGCCGATATGGACGGGGCCACGGAGTGCGTCGCAGAGATCTCCGAAATCGACGTTGAGACAGCGGCGGGCTTGATGGAAGTGTACTCCTGGAAGGTCTGGCTCGATCAATCTCTGATTGACGAATCCGTGATTCGAGCGGACTGGCAGCTGACAAATGACTTGGCTCCCGAAGGGGCAGACATGCCGGACTTCCGGAGCTTCATCATTGAAGGACCACTCGAGCAAGTCGCACCAGATCTCGTGTCGCTTCCCTAG
- a CDS encoding GntR family transcriptional regulator, with translation MKVQVASGLRELIRNEYPNGERIPTEYELADMLGVSRGTVSQALAMLTSEGLVLRKQGSGTYTNPNILRLSVRADRPFQINGLIESAGYSPSVDLIEHEVSSADAETAALLDIPVHSDVLVVRRVFLADDEPAVYLVDRLSADIITVAYKTEDLEKLLFHVLPDRCGVYLSYTLSNLIPSVATERVAGLLKINLGTPLLQCNDTHYDIDNRPIVYSTIYYSDKKLRFSVMRKIHM, from the coding sequence CTGAAGGTTCAAGTCGCGAGCGGACTGAGGGAACTGATCCGGAACGAGTACCCCAACGGAGAGCGGATACCTACTGAGTACGAGCTCGCCGACATGCTCGGCGTGAGCAGAGGTACTGTTTCTCAGGCACTCGCCATGCTCACCAGCGAAGGCTTGGTCCTGCGTAAACAGGGGTCGGGCACGTATACCAACCCCAACATCCTGCGCCTCAGTGTCCGTGCTGACCGACCGTTTCAAATCAACGGGTTGATCGAGAGCGCCGGATACTCACCGTCGGTCGACCTGATCGAGCACGAGGTCAGCTCGGCCGATGCGGAAACCGCAGCTCTGTTGGACATACCGGTCCATTCCGACGTCCTCGTGGTTCGCCGGGTCTTCCTGGCGGATGATGAGCCGGCTGTGTATCTCGTCGACAGGCTTTCCGCAGACATCATCACCGTGGCCTACAAGACAGAAGACCTAGAGAAGCTCCTCTTTCACGTTCTGCCGGATCGCTGTGGTGTTTACCTGAGCTACACGCTTTCCAACCTGATCCCGTCCGTGGCCACCGAACGTGTTGCTGGCCTGTTGAAGATCAACCTGGGAACTCCGCTGCTCCAGTGCAATGACACACACTACGATATAGATAATCGGCCAATCGTCTATTCAACTATCTATTACTCAGATAAAAAGCTGCGCTTTAGTGTAATGCGCAAAATCCATATGTGA
- a CDS encoding glycine/betaine/sarcosine/D-proline family reductase selenoprotein B: MARIVHYLNQFFGGLGGEDQAGMGPVSEPGPVGSGRGLTRFLEGEDRIVGTVIGGDNYMAQGGSRAVDEAIGLIAGFDPDVVVAGPAFGSGRYGLACGAVCKAVIEHLGVPAVTGLHPDSPGAADYRAWVPTLATAETAAGMGTALERLAHLASRLGRGEELGSAAEEGTLTKGLRRNTFEGLRGSTRAIEMLLTKMRGEPFATEWPLPRYEPAEASEPITTGAPFRLALVTEAGIVPAGNPDRLPSGWATDWMRYPIQDREGFAEGEFESVHGGIDTSFANQDPDRQVPLDAARSMEQVGRLSLHPELLSTTGNMGTLRDMTRIGAEMGRALIADGVQAAIVGSTUGTGTRSGSTLAKSIENQGIPAALVTALVPLAESVGVLRIVQGKAVTHPFGDPDLDTADETEYRRRVVETAISALEAEVSEPTVFDVQAMS; this comes from the coding sequence ATGGCGAGAATCGTTCACTATCTCAACCAGTTCTTCGGGGGACTGGGCGGCGAGGACCAAGCAGGCATGGGACCGGTCTCCGAACCGGGTCCGGTGGGAAGCGGCCGGGGCCTGACCCGCTTCCTGGAAGGCGAGGACCGGATCGTCGGGACCGTCATCGGCGGTGACAACTACATGGCACAAGGCGGGAGCCGCGCCGTGGACGAGGCGATCGGGTTGATCGCCGGGTTCGACCCGGACGTCGTGGTGGCCGGACCGGCCTTCGGATCCGGACGGTACGGCCTGGCCTGCGGCGCGGTCTGCAAGGCGGTGATCGAGCACCTCGGCGTACCGGCGGTCACCGGACTCCATCCCGACAGCCCGGGCGCCGCCGACTACCGAGCCTGGGTCCCGACCCTCGCCACCGCCGAGACAGCCGCCGGCATGGGCACCGCACTGGAGCGCCTCGCGCATCTGGCTTCCAGGCTGGGACGGGGCGAAGAACTCGGCAGCGCCGCCGAGGAAGGCACGCTTACCAAGGGGCTCCGGCGCAATACGTTCGAGGGCCTGCGGGGTTCCACCCGGGCGATCGAGATGCTGCTCACGAAGATGCGCGGAGAGCCCTTCGCTACCGAGTGGCCGCTCCCCCGCTACGAACCCGCCGAGGCCTCCGAGCCGATCACGACGGGCGCCCCCTTCCGGTTGGCGCTGGTGACCGAGGCGGGGATAGTCCCGGCGGGCAACCCCGACCGCCTGCCTTCCGGATGGGCGACCGACTGGATGAGATATCCGATCCAGGACCGGGAAGGCTTCGCGGAGGGTGAGTTCGAATCGGTCCATGGCGGTATCGACACCAGCTTCGCCAACCAGGATCCCGACCGCCAGGTACCGCTCGACGCCGCCCGGTCCATGGAGCAGGTGGGCCGGCTCAGCCTTCACCCAGAGCTACTGAGCACCACGGGCAACATGGGCACCCTGCGCGACATGACCCGCATCGGCGCCGAGATGGGACGCGCCCTGATCGCTGACGGGGTTCAGGCCGCGATCGTGGGTTCGACCTGAGGGACGGGGACGCGTAGCGGGTCTACGCTCGCCAAGTCGATCGAGAACCAGGGCATTCCGGCCGCGCTGGTCACGGCGCTGGTCCCTCTGGCCGAGTCCGTTGGCGTACTCAGGATCGTCCAGGGCAAGGCCGTCACCCATCCCTTCGGGGATCCGGACCTGGACACAGCCGACGAGACGGAGTATCGGCGCCGGGTCGTGGAGACCGCCATCTCGGCCCTCGAGGCCGAGGTCTCGGAGCCCACCGTCTTCGACGTCCAAGCGATGTCCTAG
- a CDS encoding 3-keto-5-aminohexanoate cleavage protein, protein MGEIEATWDFRDPYLWMRKTARSALPPLIITAAISGGGHGKESNPALPETPEEQAEEARRAYEAGASQIHVHVRDPDDWSQCTGNPADYGKVNGMIRELCPDVIINNSTGGGPTLTTEERYSPLFADPAPDVATLNLGPFVSKFTMPERPSHLPHPRGPVDYDMCSGTTYGELNHYASVIAERGMKPELEVYDPGQYWVLRDLIYNENVTPPYMVQFVLGAQTASFPTPANLMSLVSELPAGALYSVIGTGPFQIPMNVLGILLGGHVRVGLEDNIYYRRGEKATGNAQLVSRIRRIAEDMNREIATPAQARQMLGLPQVA, encoded by the coding sequence ATGGGCGAAATCGAAGCGACTTGGGACTTTCGCGACCCGTACCTCTGGATGCGGAAGACGGCTCGGAGTGCGCTGCCGCCCCTGATCATCACCGCGGCCATCAGCGGCGGTGGCCATGGCAAGGAGTCGAACCCGGCTCTTCCCGAGACCCCGGAGGAGCAGGCGGAGGAAGCCCGGAGGGCATACGAGGCCGGCGCGTCGCAGATACACGTGCATGTGCGGGATCCCGACGACTGGAGTCAGTGCACCGGCAACCCCGCCGACTACGGGAAGGTCAACGGGATGATCCGGGAGCTGTGCCCGGATGTGATCATCAACAACAGCACCGGCGGCGGGCCCACCCTGACCACGGAGGAACGGTACTCGCCGCTGTTCGCCGACCCGGCCCCTGACGTGGCCACCCTCAACCTGGGTCCGTTCGTGTCGAAGTTCACCATGCCCGAGCGGCCTTCCCACCTTCCACATCCCCGGGGGCCGGTCGACTACGACATGTGCAGCGGCACCACCTACGGCGAACTGAACCACTACGCGTCCGTGATCGCCGAGCGCGGGATGAAGCCGGAGCTGGAGGTCTACGACCCTGGGCAGTACTGGGTGCTGCGCGATCTGATCTACAACGAGAACGTGACACCCCCTTACATGGTGCAATTCGTCCTGGGTGCCCAGACCGCGTCGTTCCCGACCCCTGCCAACCTAATGTCGCTCGTCAGTGAACTCCCGGCCGGCGCGCTCTACTCGGTGATCGGTACCGGGCCGTTCCAGATCCCGATGAACGTCCTGGGAATCCTGCTCGGAGGCCATGTGCGGGTTGGTCTGGAGGACAACATCTACTACCGGCGGGGCGAGAAGGCCACCGGCAACGCCCAGCTGGTGAGCCGCATCCGCAGGATCGCCGAAGACATGAACCGCGAGATCGCCACGCCCGCCCAGGCCCGCCAGATGCTGGGCCTCCCGCAGGTCGCATGA
- a CDS encoding amidohydrolase family protein, which yields MSPTAGSSTGDPTASEHVTCDLLVTGGVVVTVDDRRRVIDPGAVAITGDRIVAVGPARDLGHYRASRVIDATGGAVLPGLVDTHQHLFQYLTRGLGEGLELWPWLSDFMWPVTTAISIDEARIGAQLGAVEAARSGVTTVLDNHYAPTDFASTLAVADAIEAVGLRGAVARGMTGELTGMAAKHGLAGELFRYSNQEEIDITRACIEARPAGARVGVWPAPLNIIYVSQDLVVDAVGLAHEKGIGWHSHCSEAVNDPVFYLEEYDRRPVLWLAERGLLGRGATLAHGIFLDDREVELVGDSRTGIAYCPISHQYIALGVMRLRDLRGAGATVALGLDGGSGHRLDMFACMKQAVLLQRVHSQNPTESNGEEAIELATRAGAEYMGIEAGVIAPGKLADLVIVDQSAPHHSPLHRTVASVVYSTGPADVTHTIVGGDVIFENGSCTMVDEAAVVEEANGRAADLVARAGLSPLLEPWRMTATPPTTLDRSEG from the coding sequence GTGAGCCCAACCGCCGGAAGCTCCACGGGGGATCCGACCGCCTCGGAGCACGTCACCTGCGACCTGCTGGTCACTGGAGGTGTGGTGGTCACCGTGGACGACCGGCGCCGCGTGATCGACCCGGGAGCGGTGGCCATAACCGGGGACCGGATCGTCGCGGTCGGCCCCGCCCGTGATCTGGGCCACTATCGGGCGAGCCGGGTCATCGACGCCACCGGCGGGGCGGTACTGCCCGGGCTCGTGGACACCCACCAGCACCTGTTCCAGTACTTGACGAGGGGTCTCGGAGAAGGCCTGGAACTGTGGCCTTGGCTGTCGGACTTCATGTGGCCGGTCACCACCGCCATCTCCATCGATGAGGCCAGGATCGGCGCTCAGCTCGGAGCGGTGGAGGCCGCTCGCTCCGGCGTCACCACTGTGCTCGACAACCATTACGCCCCCACCGACTTCGCATCCACCCTCGCCGTGGCGGACGCCATCGAGGCGGTCGGGCTGCGAGGGGCGGTCGCCAGGGGCATGACCGGCGAGCTGACCGGGATGGCGGCCAAGCACGGCCTGGCGGGCGAGTTGTTCCGCTACTCCAACCAGGAGGAGATCGACATCACCCGGGCCTGTATCGAGGCCCGCCCGGCCGGCGCCCGGGTGGGCGTCTGGCCGGCGCCCCTCAACATCATCTACGTCAGCCAGGACCTCGTGGTCGATGCGGTCGGTCTGGCACACGAGAAAGGGATCGGCTGGCACTCGCACTGCTCGGAGGCGGTGAACGACCCGGTCTTCTATCTCGAGGAGTACGACCGCAGGCCGGTGCTGTGGCTGGCTGAGCGGGGGCTCTTGGGCCGGGGCGCCACCCTGGCCCACGGGATCTTCCTCGACGACCGCGAGGTCGAACTCGTCGGGGACTCCCGGACCGGTATCGCCTACTGCCCGATCTCCCATCAGTACATCGCCCTGGGAGTGATGCGTCTCCGTGACCTGCGCGGCGCCGGCGCAACCGTTGCTCTCGGTCTGGACGGGGGCAGCGGGCACCGGCTGGACATGTTCGCCTGCATGAAGCAGGCGGTCCTCCTCCAGCGCGTCCATTCCCAGAACCCCACCGAGTCGAACGGTGAGGAAGCGATCGAGCTGGCCACCCGCGCCGGCGCCGAGTACATGGGGATCGAAGCCGGTGTCATCGCGCCGGGGAAGCTCGCGGACCTGGTGATCGTGGATCAGTCCGCTCCTCACCATTCACCGCTCCACCGCACGGTGGCTTCTGTCGTCTACTCGACCGGCCCCGCCGACGTGACCCATACGATCGTCGGCGGCGATGTCATCTTCGAGAACGGCAGCTGCACGATGGTGGACGAAGCGGCCGTCGTCGAGGAAGCGAACGGGCGAGCCGCGGACCTCGTCGCCCGGGCGGGTCTCTCCCCGCTGCTCGAACCGTGGCGGATGACCGCAACACCCCCGACCACGCTTGATCGGTCGGAGGGCTAG
- a CDS encoding amidohydrolase family protein: protein MVTVDCHLHLTETPSQVPDWWMTEMYRPYGGGFGSTDGAWMVDLLDRSGVDVGLVQGADIRRTTWHPDFPEEHEVFVPNDYTAEQVAMFPDRLKGVVCVDPIRDVAAALEEIDRCVLELDFRAVKLVAAYQHYSPNDRRLDPIYERCIELDIPVHIFTGWTPTITAKLEHADPVLIDEVGRRYRDLKLIVALGVPWIDQCILMVAKHPNFYADMYHYSEMGPGPLYGALETFRSLSALDRVLYGSNNSDKVRVGREESTVPDVYRSVNEVAERRGAPPFSDEEMAAILGGSAAGIYKIGA, encoded by the coding sequence ATGGTCACGGTTGACTGCCATCTTCATCTGACCGAGACGCCCAGCCAGGTGCCCGACTGGTGGATGACCGAGATGTACCGCCCTTACGGGGGCGGCTTCGGGTCGACCGACGGGGCCTGGATGGTCGACCTGCTTGACCGGTCCGGTGTCGATGTTGGTCTGGTGCAGGGCGCCGATATCCGCCGCACCACGTGGCATCCGGACTTTCCGGAGGAGCATGAGGTGTTCGTTCCCAACGACTACACCGCCGAGCAGGTGGCAATGTTCCCGGATCGGCTCAAGGGGGTCGTGTGCGTGGACCCGATCCGCGATGTCGCGGCAGCGCTGGAAGAGATCGACCGCTGTGTCCTGGAACTGGACTTCCGTGCTGTGAAGCTCGTGGCGGCGTACCAGCACTACTCGCCGAACGATCGCAGGCTCGACCCCATCTACGAGCGATGCATCGAACTGGACATCCCGGTGCACATCTTCACGGGTTGGACCCCGACCATCACCGCCAAGCTGGAACACGCCGATCCGGTGCTCATCGACGAGGTCGGCCGCCGCTACCGGGACCTCAAGCTCATCGTGGCGCTCGGTGTGCCATGGATCGATCAATGCATCCTCATGGTCGCGAAACATCCGAACTTCTACGCCGACATGTACCACTACTCGGAAATGGGACCGGGACCCCTCTACGGGGCGCTGGAGACGTTCCGGTCGTTGTCCGCCCTCGACCGGGTGCTGTACGGGTCCAACAACAGCGACAAGGTGCGCGTGGGTCGGGAGGAGTCAACCGTCCCGGACGTGTACCGGAGCGTCAACGAGGTGGCCGAACGACGGGGCGCCCCTCCGTTCTCGGACGAGGAGATGGCGGCCATCCTGGGCGGTTCGGCCGCCGGCATCTACAAGATCGGCGCCTAG
- a CDS encoding sulfotransferase family protein, with protein MSIGIIGTGLSRTGTTTIRRVIEVLGFGPCYNSSELFTHPRGMDFWESMEQGKAVDFASFFSNYNAIVGYPGYIFAQQILEEYPDAKLILSVRDPEEWYGDIADTVFQAGPSHANQIYAAEVEADKDLDPYLADCIRRSHAMQSRILEDGYFEGRFTEKEYAVKRYVQWNEDVKKQFPPDRLLVYAVTEGWEPVCDFLGVPVPEGEPFPHLNHPDVFHKRSTSGFLDGLKKSEGISSIG; from the coding sequence ATGAGCATAGGCATCATTGGTACTGGGTTGTCGCGTACCGGTACTACGACTATCCGTCGGGTTATCGAGGTGCTTGGATTCGGCCCCTGCTATAACTCCAGTGAACTATTCACACACCCGAGGGGGATGGATTTTTGGGAGTCGATGGAGCAGGGGAAAGCGGTGGACTTCGCCTCCTTCTTCAGTAACTACAATGCTATCGTAGGTTATCCCGGCTACATCTTTGCCCAGCAGATCTTGGAAGAGTACCCCGACGCAAAACTGATCCTAAGCGTGAGAGACCCTGAGGAATGGTATGGCGACATTGCTGACACCGTATTTCAGGCAGGCCCTTCCCACGCAAATCAGATCTACGCAGCGGAAGTTGAGGCAGACAAGGATCTAGATCCGTATCTTGCGGATTGTATCAGGCGCAGCCATGCTATGCAGTCTCGAATCCTTGAGGATGGGTACTTCGAAGGGCGCTTTACAGAGAAGGAGTACGCGGTCAAGCGTTATGTCCAGTGGAACGAAGATGTCAAGAAGCAGTTCCCCCCAGACCGCTTGCTCGTGTATGCGGTCACCGAAGGCTGGGAGCCTGTTTGCGACTTCTTGGGTGTCCCAGTGCCTGAAGGGGAGCCCTTTCCGCATCTGAATCATCCTGATGTCTTCCACAAACGCTCGACGTCGGGTTTCCTGGACGGCTTGAAGAAGTCGGAAGGCATCTCATCTATTGGGTGA
- a CDS encoding ABC transporter ATP-binding protein, with translation MSLENLDVTFQATKGEQVHAVRDFSIEIAPEEFVAIIGPSGCGKSTIVNVVAGFVDCTGGSASIDGREIEGPPPECGVVFQDYALFPWLNVVQNAAFGLKMQKVDKETRTRIAREKVDQVHLTGFEAKYPHELSGGMKQRVGLARILASNPRVMLMDEPFGALDAQTRELMQGLLLEVWDQYRATVVFITHDLDEAIVLSDKIVLMSARPGTVKAVFRNPLPRPRYIDEVTTSADFVELKRELSGSLREEIEAARVQSETATD, from the coding sequence GTGTCGCTTGAGAATCTGGACGTGACCTTTCAGGCCACAAAGGGCGAGCAGGTCCACGCTGTCCGTGATTTCTCCATCGAGATCGCACCTGAGGAATTCGTCGCCATCATCGGTCCAAGTGGGTGCGGTAAATCGACGATAGTCAATGTAGTTGCCGGGTTCGTGGACTGCACAGGCGGCTCTGCAAGCATCGACGGCAGAGAGATCGAGGGGCCTCCACCCGAGTGCGGAGTTGTCTTCCAGGACTATGCTCTTTTTCCGTGGCTTAACGTGGTTCAGAACGCCGCGTTTGGACTCAAGATGCAAAAGGTGGACAAAGAAACGCGGACAAGAATCGCCCGGGAGAAAGTTGACCAGGTACACCTGACAGGTTTCGAAGCGAAGTATCCGCATGAACTCTCGGGGGGTATGAAGCAGCGGGTGGGTCTTGCACGAATCCTCGCCAGCAACCCCCGCGTCATGTTGATGGATGAGCCATTTGGTGCTCTCGATGCCCAAACACGTGAGCTGATGCAAGGGTTGCTATTGGAGGTATGGGATCAATACCGTGCCACCGTTGTCTTCATAACCCATGATCTCGACGAGGCCATAGTCCTCTCGGACAAGATCGTGCTGATGTCCGCCCGGCCTGGGACGGTGAAAGCGGTCTTCAGGAACCCGCTCCCAAGACCGCGATACATAGACGAGGTCACTACATCGGCCGACTTTGTAGAGTTGAAACGTGAACTCTCCGGGTCGCTACGTGAAGAGATCGAGGCCGCGAGGGTGCAATCTGAAACTGCTACGGATTAG
- a CDS encoding putative quinol monooxygenase → MRTITVQATIRQDHLDKFLTASIANARASVATEPGCRRFDIFGDDTDPARVGFNEIYDDDGAVEAHGESAHFETWFSATDGMLDQTVWATCRNLYTYTLKSRRVTGEGSGGQSSTGGIRVYQARISLEPDDADGFIASVRDQARAAAVCEEGLLRFDINQNIDLPTEIWLYKVHADAAAAGDHAAAPYTAAHLDRYGGYYSDGALEPISGPNIWPPDTGW, encoded by the coding sequence ATGAGAACCATCACTGTTCAGGCCACCATCCGCCAGGATCACCTGGACAAGTTCCTAACGGCGTCGATCGCCAACGCCCGTGCGTCTGTGGCGACCGAGCCAGGGTGCCGCCGTTTCGACATCTTCGGTGACGATACGGACCCGGCCAGGGTGGGATTCAACGAGATCTACGACGATGACGGCGCGGTCGAAGCGCACGGCGAGTCGGCGCACTTCGAAACCTGGTTTTCGGCTACCGACGGAATGCTCGATCAAACGGTCTGGGCAACGTGTCGCAACCTCTATACCTACACCTTGAAGTCCCGTCGCGTGACCGGCGAAGGATCCGGCGGTCAATCATCAACCGGAGGGATCAGGGTCTACCAGGCGCGTATCTCCCTGGAGCCCGATGACGCAGACGGCTTCATCGCCTCGGTGCGGGACCAGGCACGCGCCGCGGCTGTGTGTGAGGAGGGCCTACTCCGGTTCGACATCAACCAGAACATCGATCTCCCGACCGAGATCTGGCTCTACAAGGTCCATGCCGATGCCGCTGCGGCGGGCGACCACGCGGCCGCGCCCTACACGGCTGCTCATCTCGATCGGTACGGGGGGTACTACTCGGACGGAGCGCTCGAGCCCATCTCGGGACCGAACATCTGGCCACCGGACACCGGGTGGTGA
- a CDS encoding ABC transporter permease, whose product MTGKAKTTSKLTRLRARIRHWGSNPSITTNTVSILLFLTVWELVSRFGRLGMNLFPPPTWVFQELWRMIQSGLWSNDIMVSGRRVVSGFLVGSSIAITTGLMTGRIPIVRALLEPVIQLLRPIPSIAWVSISIFWFGLGESSKLFLISYGVFFHVWLATHIGVSTVDPVLLRAARSLGARGRKLFVQVVLPSALPFIIAGLRAGVAVAFIVVVAAELTGASAGVGFRISHSREIFRADRMMVGLMTLGMLGGLGDLIFSRISRRLVFWAGEARR is encoded by the coding sequence ATGACGGGGAAAGCCAAGACAACATCCAAACTTACAAGGCTCAGGGCACGGATTCGACACTGGGGTAGCAATCCGAGCATTACGACGAACACCGTCTCGATATTGTTGTTCTTGACCGTGTGGGAGTTGGTCAGTCGCTTCGGCAGGCTGGGTATGAATCTGTTTCCGCCTCCAACATGGGTGTTCCAGGAACTCTGGCGGATGATCCAATCGGGTTTGTGGTCCAACGACATCATGGTTAGCGGAAGACGAGTGGTCAGCGGCTTTCTTGTTGGTTCGAGTATCGCAATCACCACCGGGTTGATGACTGGGAGGATTCCTATTGTCCGAGCGTTGCTAGAACCTGTCATTCAGCTGCTCAGGCCGATACCCTCGATTGCCTGGGTTTCAATATCGATATTCTGGTTCGGCTTGGGCGAATCCTCAAAGCTGTTCCTGATATCCTACGGTGTGTTCTTCCACGTATGGCTCGCCACCCACATCGGGGTCTCAACCGTCGACCCGGTCCTATTGCGCGCTGCTCGCTCTCTCGGAGCGAGGGGACGCAAGCTGTTTGTTCAGGTGGTCCTGCCGTCAGCCCTTCCGTTCATCATTGCCGGCCTGCGAGCTGGCGTCGCCGTCGCGTTCATCGTCGTCGTGGCAGCGGAGTTGACAGGGGCATCAGCGGGCGTGGGCTTTCGCATTTCGCACTCACGCGAGATCTTCCGGGCCGACAGGATGATGGTCGGCTTGATGACGCTCGGCATGCTCGGGGGGCTAGGCGACCTGATCTTCTCCCGGATATCCCGACGACTGGTCTTCTGGGCGGGTGAGGCGAGGAGGTGA
- a CDS encoding VOC family protein, whose translation MITSLNHSGIVVRDLDEMLRFYTEDLGLTVLERYEMEAGPEGDHAGIPGARRIEMFLGLGDDGHMLELIQYLEPLSSDGHIELNRLGATHVCFLVDDLLEAHEELAGKGVSFVTDPIFSKTPDGDDWGVVYFQDPEGNWLEFIQV comes from the coding sequence ATGATCACCAGCCTCAACCACTCGGGAATCGTGGTCCGGGACCTGGACGAGATGCTGCGGTTCTATACGGAAGATCTCGGGCTGACCGTCCTCGAACGCTATGAAATGGAGGCGGGACCAGAAGGTGATCACGCCGGAATACCGGGAGCTCGCCGCATCGAGATGTTCCTCGGTCTCGGGGATGACGGCCACATGCTCGAGCTCATCCAGTATCTGGAACCCCTGTCGAGCGACGGCCATATCGAGTTGAACAGGCTGGGCGCCACCCACGTCTGTTTCCTGGTGGACGATCTCCTCGAGGCCCATGAGGAACTGGCCGGGAAAGGTGTCTCCTTCGTTACGGATCCGATCTTTTCGAAGACCCCGGATGGTGACGATTGGGGCGTGGTCTACTTCCAGGACCCGGAGGGAAACTGGCTCGAGTTCATCCAGGTCTAG